A genomic window from Sphingobacterium spiritivorum includes:
- a CDS encoding TlpA family protein disulfide reductase: MKRIIILFVLSLYTGLAFAQQAESRVVIELTGIKPDSVWVADYGDVFYAKPDKYNRYTLHFKHDKPLKVRIGFDFPEKRNTTLFLEQGDNLQMTSDFDKTATFKGKGSANAEVFFTIKRDLEESYLKIETNKLTASELFNKLLELGQHSIDILENNKQKVTPSFYQYQSVSLHYDKLSLAFMPMAPIPYLYQVWFNKKASECIPDHYWDIQQQVRLDEKLLDNSDYESFIKVIYPIFLNYKFRAGQGLLDSTLSTEANTKITLGEIEKLYKGKLRSMAVSSSLMLAIERAKDVNTVKPLMDYYMVKYCSVEDQKSVMKMYEDYNKLSPGKMAPDFILKNLDGKDISLSDFRGRVLYIDFWASWCGPCRGEMKNGAPKLHAKFKDNPDVVFLYISLDSSTDAWKKAIDEDKIEGIHLLSQATSGLNTPVAKAFNISGIPRYVIIGRDGRIIDNDAPRPSQDITQDKINEALAK, encoded by the coding sequence ATGAAAAGAATAATTATACTATTTGTGTTAAGTCTGTATACAGGCCTGGCATTTGCGCAACAAGCCGAAAGCAGAGTCGTTATTGAACTTACCGGCATAAAGCCGGATTCTGTCTGGGTAGCCGATTATGGAGATGTATTTTATGCTAAACCAGACAAATACAATAGGTATACACTTCATTTTAAGCACGATAAGCCCTTGAAAGTCAGGATAGGATTTGATTTTCCTGAAAAACGGAATACAACTTTATTTCTGGAACAAGGTGATAACTTGCAGATGACTTCTGATTTCGATAAAACAGCTACATTTAAAGGAAAGGGTTCCGCAAATGCAGAAGTGTTTTTTACTATTAAACGGGATTTAGAAGAAAGCTACTTAAAGATTGAAACAAATAAACTGACAGCAAGTGAGCTGTTTAATAAGTTGCTCGAATTGGGACAACATTCGATCGACATTCTGGAAAATAACAAACAAAAAGTAACTCCATCCTTTTACCAATACCAGTCTGTATCATTGCATTATGATAAACTTAGTTTAGCATTTATGCCTATGGCTCCTATTCCTTATCTGTATCAAGTGTGGTTTAATAAAAAAGCTTCAGAGTGTATCCCCGATCACTACTGGGATATCCAACAGCAGGTCAGACTGGATGAGAAGTTGTTAGATAACTCTGACTACGAAAGTTTTATTAAAGTAATTTATCCTATTTTTCTGAATTACAAATTTAGAGCCGGGCAAGGCTTACTGGACAGTACCCTTTCTACCGAGGCAAATACAAAGATTACGTTAGGTGAGATTGAAAAACTGTATAAGGGTAAACTCAGGAGTATGGCTGTGTCCTCTTCACTGATGCTTGCTATAGAAAGAGCAAAAGATGTAAATACAGTTAAACCTTTAATGGACTATTATATGGTAAAATATTGTAGTGTGGAAGATCAAAAGTCAGTAATGAAAATGTATGAAGATTACAATAAGCTGTCCCCGGGCAAAATGGCTCCTGACTTCATACTGAAAAACCTGGATGGTAAAGATATATCGCTCAGTGATTTCCGGGGCAGGGTATTGTACATTGATTTCTGGGCAAGCTGGTGCGGGCCCTGTAGAGGCGAAATGAAGAATGGTGCACCTAAGCTTCATGCAAAATTCAAGGATAACCCGGATGTAGTGTTTCTGTACATAAGTCTCGACAGTAGTACAGATGCATGGAAAAAAGCAATAGATGAAGATAAGATAGAAGGTATCCATCTACTCTCACAGGCTACATCAGGTTTAAATACGCCGGTAGCTAAGGCTTTTAATATTTCGGGGATTCCGCGCTATGTAATCATTGGCCGGGATGGCAGGATCATTGATAACGATGCACCAAGACCTAGCCAGGATATCACACAGGATAAGATCAATGAAGCTTTGGCTAAATAA
- a CDS encoding SusC/RagA family TonB-linked outer membrane protein, with product MYKIYTLKLIFMRLTTAIIFLSFMQVYAATYGQRVNLNEKNSSFKDVLYKIRQQTGYDFLFDRHLAKDMGPVNISIRNASLDETMKTLFTNTSLTYTVEDKFVLIRKRQVALSGKSSESIQQTDVRGRVVDSLGNPLKGATIAVVIQTSSENKETGDFSMTIKGRKIAAVTDGNGEFALSNISKEAYLSVSYVGYEVYTIKVAANLGIIRLKPAGRLQEVVVNTGYQNISKERSAGSFSKPDMGVLANRATSTNIIQRLDGLVPGLVINNSPTNGKQQFLIRGLSTLATTEGYTNASPLFVVDGIAVPDVSSINPQDVQDVSVLKDATAASIWGARASNGVIVITTKKGGNNQKLRITYDAFASFQGKPDIDYFPVLNSRQYIQASRETFDPVSTTYTPVYNPALGDGGYSPDRQIQWDFARGLISAAQRDARLDSLAEISNLSQIRDIFYRPQILTNHTLSLAGGTEKYSNYTSLAYTGDQSYTPGNKNNTFKLNTRNDYTFNKWMKAFFIADLTNQRTSSNRAVSPDNRFLPYQLFRDGEGNNLDMSYLGYLPSEAIDPVEKLTGRSLRYNPLSNALTGTSNSNGLMARLTAGLTVSLYKGLRYEAVLGYVRGTNRSTSYDDNTNYNQNIQLLRFAQNNNGTIKYNLPNIGGKYGTSSITDENWTIRNQLVYDYTSENQLHQLNVLAGYEQQEQKNIITGSTVYGYDENAQSFTALDYDMLRTTGVAGGILPTLRGNAIFEEAPFSQQESMLRFRSYYANMGYTYGKRYTLNTSWRQDKSNLFGIEKSAQRKPAWSIGGKWLLSNEAIMQDVSFINELSARITYGIGGNSPVPGKSASQDVLRPFPNPYVPGGQSYSVATPGNKRLTWEQTSTLNIGLDLSILNRRLNASLDYYQRKSTDLIGQLEVNPLTGFTTIVGNVGNMTNKGIEASVNSVNIRNTDFQWTSSFTLSYNKNKVTKINLLTPVSTGRDQIMEQYLAGYAAFSAFAYDYAGLNADGNPLVRLADGTTSLGRDDAGVPKANDVVLMGVFQPVWNGGLSNTFGYKGFSLNINVIYNLGHVMFRDVNNAWEFSENSTGRGFLVNQNFQYGNLNAEFANRWKKPGDENLTDIPAFKNIKVDADRNVDYYIYGKQNVLSASYIKIRDLTFSYAFPRSVTDRWKVEGLSMRAGMSNIMLWKANTYGIDPEFQNAKFGRRSLRMGQNAFNLGVHLTF from the coding sequence ATGAGACCATGAAAACCCTGTTTACAAATACGTCTCTGACCTATACCGTTGAAGATAAATTTGTGTTGATCAGAAAACGACAGGTCGCCCTCTCCGGCAAAAGTTCTGAATCTATACAGCAGACAGATGTACGAGGACGTGTGGTAGATTCTCTTGGTAACCCCTTAAAGGGAGCTACTATAGCCGTAGTTATCCAGACTTCATCTGAAAACAAAGAGACCGGAGATTTCTCGATGACCATAAAGGGACGTAAGATTGCTGCTGTTACAGACGGCAACGGAGAATTTGCATTGAGTAATATCAGCAAAGAAGCATATTTATCTGTTTCCTATGTCGGATATGAAGTTTATACCATAAAAGTCGCTGCAAATCTGGGGATCATACGTCTGAAACCAGCCGGACGTCTGCAGGAAGTAGTCGTAAATACAGGGTACCAGAATATTTCAAAGGAACGCAGTGCAGGTTCTTTTTCCAAACCGGATATGGGAGTATTGGCCAACAGAGCGACCAGCACCAATATCATTCAGCGTCTGGATGGTTTGGTACCGGGGTTGGTGATCAATAATTCGCCGACTAATGGCAAACAGCAGTTTCTGATTCGTGGACTAAGTACCTTGGCTACTACGGAAGGTTATACCAATGCGTCTCCGCTATTTGTGGTAGACGGTATTGCGGTGCCTGATGTTTCCAGTATCAACCCACAGGATGTACAGGATGTAAGTGTACTTAAAGATGCGACAGCTGCTTCCATATGGGGAGCACGGGCTTCTAACGGAGTAATTGTAATTACAACAAAAAAAGGAGGCAATAATCAGAAACTACGAATTACATATGATGCCTTTGCCAGTTTTCAGGGCAAACCGGACATTGATTATTTTCCGGTATTGAATAGCCGTCAGTATATACAGGCCTCCAGAGAGACTTTTGACCCGGTCTCCACTACGTATACTCCTGTTTATAATCCTGCTTTAGGAGATGGCGGATACTCCCCTGACAGGCAGATCCAGTGGGATTTTGCCCGGGGATTAATTTCGGCTGCGCAGCGGGACGCCAGACTGGACAGTCTCGCAGAGATAAGCAATCTCAGTCAGATACGGGATATCTTTTATCGCCCTCAGATCCTGACTAACCACACCTTGTCTCTTGCAGGCGGTACAGAAAAATATAGTAATTATACTTCTCTGGCTTACACCGGCGACCAAAGCTATACGCCCGGGAACAAAAACAATACCTTCAAGCTGAATACCCGCAACGATTATACCTTTAACAAATGGATGAAGGCATTCTTTATTGCGGATCTGACCAATCAGCGTACATCCTCAAACCGTGCAGTCTCGCCTGACAATCGCTTTTTACCCTATCAGTTGTTCAGAGATGGAGAGGGCAATAATCTGGATATGTCCTATCTTGGTTATCTGCCTTCTGAAGCCATTGATCCGGTTGAAAAACTAACAGGACGCAGTCTGCGTTACAATCCGCTCAGTAATGCTCTTACGGGTACCAGCAACAGCAATGGCTTAATGGCACGCCTTACAGCCGGACTGACGGTCAGTCTGTACAAGGGGCTGCGCTATGAAGCTGTGCTTGGTTACGTACGCGGAACAAACCGCAGTACAAGTTATGATGACAATACCAATTACAATCAGAATATACAGTTGCTGAGGTTTGCCCAAAATAATAATGGAACAATTAAATATAATCTGCCAAATATCGGAGGTAAGTACGGGACATCAAGTATAACAGATGAGAACTGGACCATCAGAAACCAGTTGGTGTACGATTATACTTCAGAAAATCAGCTTCATCAATTGAATGTACTGGCGGGTTATGAGCAACAGGAACAAAAAAATATCATCACAGGTAGCACAGTATACGGGTATGATGAAAATGCACAATCCTTTACCGCATTGGATTATGATATGCTGAGAACAACAGGTGTGGCAGGAGGAATTTTACCTACATTAAGAGGGAATGCCATCTTTGAAGAAGCTCCTTTTTCACAGCAAGAGAGTATGCTTCGCTTCCGGTCTTATTATGCTAACATGGGTTATACTTATGGGAAAAGATACACCCTAAATACGAGCTGGAGGCAAGATAAAAGTAATTTGTTTGGCATAGAGAAATCTGCACAACGCAAGCCGGCCTGGAGTATCGGAGGGAAATGGCTATTAAGCAATGAAGCAATTATGCAGGATGTAAGTTTTATTAATGAACTGTCTGCCCGCATTACCTATGGTATCGGCGGAAACTCTCCTGTACCTGGCAAAAGTGCCAGTCAGGACGTTTTGCGACCGTTCCCAAATCCATATGTGCCTGGCGGACAAAGTTATAGTGTAGCTACGCCCGGTAATAAAAGGCTAACCTGGGAGCAGACCAGTACTCTTAATATTGGCCTTGATCTTTCAATTCTTAATCGCAGGTTGAACGCCTCTTTGGACTATTATCAACGCAAATCAACGGATCTGATTGGGCAGCTCGAAGTAAATCCGCTTACTGGTTTTACAACTATCGTCGGCAATGTCGGAAATATGACCAATAAAGGTATAGAGGCTTCGGTTAATTCGGTGAATATCCGAAACACTGATTTTCAGTGGACCAGCTCCTTTACTCTTTCGTACAATAAAAATAAAGTGACCAAAATAAATCTATTGACCCCTGTTAGTACGGGACGTGACCAAATAATGGAGCAATATCTGGCAGGCTATGCAGCCTTCTCTGCATTTGCCTATGATTATGCGGGACTAAATGCCGATGGAAATCCGTTGGTCAGACTTGCTGATGGTACTACCTCCTTAGGTAGGGATGATGCCGGTGTACCCAAGGCAAATGATGTGGTACTGATGGGGGTATTTCAGCCGGTCTGGAACGGAGGGTTATCCAATACTTTTGGATATAAAGGCTTTTCACTTAATATTAATGTGATCTACAATCTGGGGCATGTCATGTTCAGGGATGTGAACAATGCGTGGGAGTTTTCTGAAAACAGTACAGGCCGGGGCTTTTTGGTAAATCAAAATTTTCAATATGGAAACCTGAATGCCGAGTTTGCCAACCGCTGGAAAAAGCCAGGAGATGAAAATCTAACCGATATACCGGCATTCAAGAATATTAAAGTTGATGCAGACAGAAATGTCGATTATTACATCTATGGAAAGCAAAATGTGCTGTCTGCTTCCTATATAAAAATAAGAGACCTGACATTTAGCTATGCATTTCCGCGATCGGTTACCGATAGATGGAAAGTCGAAGGCCTGAGTATGCGGGCAGGCATGTCCAATATTATGCTCTGGAAGGCCAATACATATGGTATAGATCCTGAATTTCAGAATGCAAAGTTTGGCAGAAGATCCCTTCGTATGGGTCAAAATGCGTTTAACTTAGGTGTTCATTTAACTTTTTAA
- a CDS encoding RagB/SusD family nutrient uptake outer membrane protein yields the protein MFYTKNIFKIAALVLIACFSSCRKDFLEVMPKGVAIATKTSDYEQLLNSFSLSMVSIASQVVMSDELGGYQPVYNSGFGFGAINYRKAFEYQDDIYLPSENESEMSLVGQIYTYNKVINEVMTSREGNEQQKKALRAEALAGRAWVHFMLVNYYGKPYNAATAASDPGIPLFTVADVTQTVFTRLSVQAAYDLIIADLTEAIPNLSARIFSRHRMSQSAGEAILGKVYMNMQQFDKALPLFASAISKLSNADIPVRLYDFNTVFNPGGAFYPVNPVFGPNRLQIDTDEEVLYLKYNINFFNYYYSAAPINPQTAALYSPADLRLTFFTKSPFPPSGATYPLNMMRCFGKLNNMGISVPDMILLKAECESRAGDLPNAVNDLVAFRKKRMKSTVTGAADIPANVTGDKVALTKYILEERIREYATSGERWWDMRRLSVDETYKSTVGMVHNVYDATGKIVESFPLKPERLTFRYPQYIMNANQGMPQNP from the coding sequence ATGTTTTACACTAAAAATATATTTAAAATAGCCGCTCTGGTATTAATAGCCTGCTTTAGCTCATGCCGCAAAGATTTTCTCGAGGTGATGCCAAAGGGTGTTGCCATTGCCACCAAAACATCCGATTATGAACAGTTACTGAATAGCTTTAGTCTTAGTATGGTGAGCATTGCTTCCCAGGTGGTAATGTCTGATGAGCTGGGTGGTTATCAGCCTGTATATAACTCAGGATTTGGATTCGGAGCAATCAATTATCGGAAAGCATTTGAATATCAGGATGATATATATCTTCCTTCCGAAAATGAGTCGGAAATGAGTCTAGTAGGACAAATATATACCTATAATAAAGTGATCAATGAAGTGATGACTTCCCGGGAGGGTAATGAGCAGCAAAAAAAAGCACTTCGTGCAGAGGCACTGGCCGGGAGAGCCTGGGTACATTTTATGCTGGTTAATTATTACGGGAAGCCCTATAATGCGGCTACCGCAGCTTCAGATCCAGGTATTCCTCTGTTCACAGTGGCAGATGTCACGCAGACAGTCTTTACACGGCTATCTGTACAGGCTGCCTATGATCTGATCATAGCAGATCTGACAGAAGCTATCCCTAATCTCTCTGCCCGCATCTTCAGCCGACACCGTATGTCGCAGTCCGCAGGGGAGGCCATACTTGGGAAGGTATATATGAATATGCAGCAGTTTGATAAAGCACTCCCTTTATTTGCTTCGGCTATTTCGAAGTTATCCAATGCTGATATTCCGGTTCGCTTGTATGATTTTAATACTGTTTTTAACCCCGGAGGAGCCTTTTATCCTGTTAATCCAGTTTTCGGGCCCAATAGGCTTCAGATTGACACAGATGAAGAAGTGCTATATCTCAAGTATAATATAAATTTCTTTAATTATTACTATTCTGCCGCTCCTATCAATCCGCAGACAGCTGCATTGTATAGTCCGGCAGATCTTCGACTCACTTTTTTTACAAAATCGCCTTTCCCTCCCTCCGGAGCGACCTATCCGCTTAATATGATGCGCTGTTTTGGCAAATTAAATAATATGGGTATAAGTGTACCGGACATGATATTGCTAAAGGCAGAATGCGAGTCGCGCGCAGGAGATCTTCCTAATGCCGTTAATGATCTGGTTGCTTTCCGAAAGAAAAGAATGAAAAGTACAGTAACAGGTGCTGCCGATATCCCGGCAAATGTGACAGGGGACAAGGTGGCACTTACCAAATACATATTGGAAGAAAGGATCAGAGAATATGCCACATCCGGCGAACGCTGGTGGGATATGCGCCGCTTATCAGTGGATGAGACCTATAAATCTACTGTAGGTATGGTGCATAATGTATACGATGCTACAGGTAAGATTGTAGAATCCTTTCCACTAAAGCCAGAGAGACTGACTTTCCGTTATCCGCAATACATTATGAATGCGAACCAAGGTATGCCACAAAATCCATAA